Proteins encoded by one window of Elaeis guineensis isolate ETL-2024a chromosome 12, EG11, whole genome shotgun sequence:
- the LOC105036406 gene encoding transmembrane 9 superfamily member 2, translated as MMVRIEVAVLVVLVSACGFGVEADGSDHRYKEGDHVPLYANKVGPFHNPSETYRYYDLPFCSPEHVTEKKEALGEVLNGDRLVDAPYELNFREDKQSISLCTKTLSKENVAELRNAVSKDYYFQMYYDDLPFWGFLGKVEKDKLDPNENKYLLFKHIHFEILYNDDRVIEINVQTDPNLSVDITEDKEVDVEFSYSVTWKKTDIPFENRMDKYKKSSFMPQHLEIHWFSIINSCVTVLLLTGFLATILMRVLRNDFIKYSNDDESLEEEEETGWKYIHGDVFRFPKHKSLFSAVIGSGTQLLAIAIFIFLLALVGVFYPYNRGSLFTALVVIYALTSGIAGYTATSFYLQLEGTNWVGNLLLTGCLFCGPLFLTFCFLNTIAIVYSATAALPFGTILVIILIWALVTLPLLVLGGIAGKNSRTEFQAPCRTTKYPREIPQLPWYRGTIPQMAMAGFLPFSAIYIELYYIFASVWGHKIYTIYSILFIVFIILIIVTAFITVAMTYFQLAAEDHEWWWRSVLCGGSTGIFIFFYCIYYYHARSDMSGFMQTSFFFGYMTCICYGFFLMLGTVGFRASLLFVRHIYRSIKCE; from the exons ATGATGGTAAGAATAGAGGTAGCTGTTCTTGTGGTTCTAGTGTCAGCTTGTGGATTCGGGGTTGAAGCTGATGGGTCTGATCACAGGTACAAGGAGGGGGATCATGTCCCTCTGTATGCTAACAAAGTAGGGCCTTTTCACAATCCAAG TGAGACATATCGGTACTATGATTTGCCATTTTGTTCACCAG AGCATGTGACTGAGAAGAAGGAAGCTCTAGGAGAAGTGTTAAATGGTGATCGTTTGGTTGATGCACCGTATGAGTTAAATTTCCGGGAGGACAAACAGTCCATATCTCTTTGTACGAAAACTTTATCCAAAGAAAATGTTGCAGAGCTCAGAAATGCAGTCTCAAAGGATTATTACTTTCAGATGTACTATGATGACCTTCCCTTTTGGGGATTCTTGGGAAAGGTTGAGAAGGACAAGCTCGACCCAAACGAGAACAAGTACCTGCTCTTTAAACACATTCACTTTGAGATTTTGTACAATGATGACCGTGTCATTGAAATTAATGTCCAAACTGACCCCAATCTGTCTGTGGACATAACGGAGGATAAGGAAGTTGATGTGGAGTTCTCATATTCAGTGACATGGAAGAAAACTGATATTCCCTTTGAGAATAGAATGGATAAGTACAAGAAGTCTTCTTTTATGCCCCAGCATTTAGAAATTCATTGGTTCTCTATTATCAACTCATGTGTGACGGTCCTCCTTCTAACTGGATTTCTTGCTACCATTCTCATGCGTGTTCTAAGGAATGACTTCATCAA ATACTCTAATGATGATGAGTCgcttgaagaagaggaagagactgGGTGGAAGTATATTCATGGGGATGTCTTTCGATTCCCAAAGCACAAGTCTTTGTTTTCAGCTGTAATTGGATCTGGAACTCAGCTTCTAGCTAT TGCAATTTTTATCTTCCTTCTGGCACTTGTGGGGGTGTTTTATCCATACAACCGTGGATCCCTTTTCACAGCTCTTGTTGTTATCTATGCTCTTACCTCCGGTATAGCTGGATATACAGCGACGTCCTTCTATTTGCAACTAGAAGGGACTAATTGG GTGGGAAATTTACTGTTGACTGGCTGCTTATTTTGTGGTCCTTTGTTCCTAACTTTCTGCTTTCTTAACACTATTGCCATAGTATACAGTGCCACTGCAGCCTTGCCATTTGGTACCATCCTCGTGATTATCCTCATATGGGCCCTGGTAACTTTGCCTTTGCTTGTGTTGGGTGGCATTGCTGGTAAGAACAGCAGGACCGAATTCCAGGCTCCGTGTCGCACAACAAAGTATCCACGAGAAATTCCTCAGTTGCCATGGTATCGGGGCACTATTCCTCAAATGGCCATGGCAGGGTTCCTTCCCTTTAGTGCCATCTACATTGAGCTGTATTATATATTTGCGAGTGTCTGGGGTCACAAAATTTACACCATATATAGCATACTGTTTATTGTTTTCATCATCCTCATTATTGTCACAGCATTCATCACTGTGGCAATGACATACTTTCAGCTTGCTGCTGAGGATCATGAATGGTGGTGGAG GTCGGTTCTTTGTGGAGGATCCACCGGTATATTCATCTTTTTCTACTGCATATACTACTATCATGCAAGATCAGACATGTCAGGGTTCATGCAAACGTCTTTCTTCTTTGGTTACATGACCTGTATCTGCTATGGGTTCTTCCTCATGTTGGGGACCGTTGGTTTCCGTGCCTCTCTGCTGTTTGTGCGGCACATTTACCGTTCAATCAAGTGCGAGTAA